In Primulina huaijiensis isolate GDHJ02 unplaced genomic scaffold, ASM1229523v2 scaffold27947, whole genome shotgun sequence, one DNA window encodes the following:
- the LOC140967754 gene encoding N-acylphosphatidylethanolamine synthase isoform X3 codes for MDDPLMWGLKDFPITDPKLGRWVLAAEDICFKKSMLSYFFRLGKCIPLTRGGGIYQEHMNEALDYLRDGSWLHTFPEGKVCQEDAPIRRLKWGTASLIVRAPITPIVLPIVHNGFDKVMPEKYIFGRRPPFPLWNREIRIVIGEPMIFDIPKLKPRAVEMSRDLSFSSVGWPNTTPCGLDEAAQRCLYKIISERIQVAMEDLRNAASSAGKTFLNARN; via the exons ATGGATGACCCGTTGATGTGGGGGCTTAAGGATTTCCCAATCACGGACCCAAAGTTAGGTAGATGGGTACTAGCTGCAGAAGACATATGCTTCAAAAAGTCCATGCTGTCGTATTTCTTCCGACTTG GTAAATGTATTCCGCTAACAAGGGGAGGTGGAATCTATCAGGAGCATATGAATGAGGCTCTTGACTACTTGAGAGATGGATCTTGG TTGCATACATTTCCAGAAGGAAAAGTGTGTCAAGAAGATGCACCTATACGAAGATTGAAGTGGGGGACTGCCAGTCTCATTGTTCGAGCCCCCATAACTCCAATAGTTTTGCCTATAGTTCATAATGGTTTTGACAAG GTAATGCCCGAGAAGTATATCTTTGGAAGAAGACCTCCTTTTCCCTTGTGGAACAGGGAGATAAGGATAGTTATCGGTGAACCAATGATATTCGACATCCCTAAATTAAAGCCGAGAGCTGTAGAGATGTCAAGGGATTTATCGTTTTCTAGTGTTGGATGGCCCAACACCACTCCTTGTGGACTCGATGAAGCAGCACAAAGATGtctatataaaattatttcagaACGCATTCAGGTGGCCATGGAGGATTTGCGGAATGCTGCTTCTTCTGCTGGTAAAACATTTCTAAATGCACGCAACTGA
- the LOC140967736 gene encoding 2-methylpropanoate--CoA ligase CCL4-like, translating into MDQLNPSPANSSPLTPIGFLERAATVYADCPSIVYNSISYTWSQTYRRCLKMASSICSLGIIPGDVVSVVAPNIPAMYELHFAIPMAGAVLNTINLRLDSRTVSVQFRHARPKLVFVDHQSVSLVLEALTLFPSDYRRPLLVIITEGESEYPIAKGDFHGSYEQMMSMGSSDFNWVRPKSEYDPLTLNYTSGTTSTPKGVVHSHRGTFIVAMDSLLEWSVPKEPVYMWTLPMFHANGWSYTWGMAAVGGTNICLRKFDASVIYANIRQHNVTHMCGAPVVLNMLSNVPDGKPLKRPVHILTAGAPPPAAVLAKTESLGFVVCHGYGLTETGGLVVCCSWKQNWNRFPAAERARLKARQGVRTVGMAEVDVIDPQSGKSVARDGKTLGEIVLRGGCIMLGYLRDPENTSKSMKNGWFFTGDVGVMHPDGYLEIKDRSKDVIISGGENLSSVEVESVLYTYQDVNEAAVVARPDEFWGETPCAFVSFKEGVQQKPTESDVIAFCREKLPRFMVPKTVVFVDELPKTSTGKIQKFVLRKMAAAMGASKMSRL; encoded by the coding sequence ATGGATCAACTGAATCCCAGCCCTGCGAATTCCAGCCCTCTGACGCCGATTGGCTTCCTTGAGAGAGCCGCCACAGTCTACGCTGATTGCCCTTCCATCGTTTACAACTCCATCTCCTACACATGGTCTCAAACCTATCGCAGATGCTTGAAAATGGCGTCCTCGATTTGTTCGTTAGGCATCATTCCGGGAGACGTTGTCTCTGTGGTGGCTCCGAATATCCCGGCCATGTATGAGCTTCATTTCGCCATACCCATGGCCGGCGCAGTGCTCAACACCATCAACCTGCGTCTTGATTCCCGTACGGTCTCTGTCCAGTTCCGTCATGCTCGACCAAAGCTTGTTTTCGTCGATCATCAATCGGTATCTTTGGTTCTTGAAGCGTTGACTCTGTTCCCAAGTGATTATCGGCGTCCCTTGCTTGTGATTATCACAGAAGGTGAGTCGGAATATCCGATAGCGAAAGGGGATTTTCATGGTAGTTATGAACAGATGATGTCGATGGGTAGTTCAGATTTCAATTGGGTTCGTCCCAAATCTGAATACGATCCATTGACTTTGAACTACACGTCTGGAACTACCTCTACGCCGAAAGGAGTCGTCCACAGTCATCGGGGAACATTCATTGTCGCCATGGATTCATTGCTTGAGTGGTCCGTTCCGAAAGAGCCTGTTTACATGTGGACTCTGCCCATGTTTCACGCCAACGGGTGGAGCTACACATGGGGCATGGCTGCAGTCGGCGGAACCAATATCTGCCTCCGCAAATTCGACGCTTCCGTCATCTACGCCAACATACGCCAACACAACGTGACTCACATGTGTGGGGCGCCGGTGGTGCTCAACATGCTGTCGAACGTTCCAGATGGAAAGCCACTGAAAAGGCCTGTTCATATTCTGACTGCCGGCGCTCCTCCTCCTGCAGCGGTGCTTGCTAAAACAGAGTCACTCGGATTTGTGGTATGTCATGGATATGGCCTGACGGAGACCGGAGGGCTAGTCGTTTGTTGCTCGTGGAAGCAGAACTGGAACAGATTTCCAGCGGCGGAGCGGGCCCGGCTGAAGGCTAGACAGGGAGTGAGAACCGTAGGAATGGCGGAGGTGGATGTAATCGATCCTCAATCAGGGAAGAGCGTGGCTCGAGATGGAAAAACTCTCGGTGAAATCGTGTTGAGGGGTGGATGCATAATGTTGGGATACCTTAGAGATCCCGAAAACACATCGAAATCCATGAAAAACGGCTGGTTCTTCACCGGCGATGTCGGGGTGATGCACCCAGACGGGTACTTAGAAATAAAAGACAGATCAAAGGACGTAATCATCAGCGGTGGAGAAAATTTGAGCAGCGTGGAAGTGGAGTCCGTGTTGTACACGTACCAGGATGTGAACGAGGCGGCGGTGGTGGCGCGGCCGGACGAGTTCTGGGGCGAGACGCCGTGTGCGTTCGTCAGCTTCAAGGAGGGTGTCCAACAAAAGCCGACGGAGAGCGACGTCATAGCCTTTTGCAGAGAGAAACTGCCGCGCTTCATGGTGCCGAAGACGGTGGTTTTTGTGGATGAACTTCCAAAAACCTCCACCGGAAAAATACAGAAATTTGTGCTGAGAAAGATGGCGGCGGCCATGGGGGCTTCGAAGATGAGCAGGCTTTAG
- the LOC140967753 gene encoding 2-methylpropanoate--CoA ligase CCL4-like, producing MYPLKQSPANYNSRLLSSPYLQETHTLPWKKSWKPSCKKFNSRAATKCIIQPSESVPLMNKKSVESVVQETERLTEHKVLRRSSAANSTPLTPIGFLERAAVVYGNCSSVIHNEKTYTWSETHARCVRLASSIVSLGVKKGDVVSVVAPNIPAMCELHFAVPMAGAILNNVNLRLDAKAISNLLQHSESKLVFVDYQASSSVQEAVSLFPPNLQTPILVLITEDNGDDNQINGNDDHYKMIYEKMVENGDAGFKWIRPDSEWEPITLNYTSGTTSSPKGVLHSHRGAFLIAMDSLLDWSVPKQPVYLWTLPMFHANGWSYAWGMAAVGGVNVCLRRVDGPSICEALRKHKVTHMCGAPVVLSMITNYLGGKHLDSSVQIMTAGAPPPVAVLGLAEKLGFIVSHGYGLTETGGPVVSCTWKKEWNNLPALERAKLKARQGVATTGFAEADVVEPETGASVKRDGTTNGEIVLKGGSVMLGYLKDPEGTSYCMKDNGWFYTGDVGVMHPDGYLEVKDRSKDIIICGGEILSSVEMESVLYSQPAVKEAAVVARPDTFWGETPCAFVSLKEDVKDKPTEKEIREFCKARMPLYMVPRTVVFMAELPKTATGKLQKFLLRDMAKALPPKSIVSESDKIND from the coding sequence ATGTATCCACTTAAGCAATCTCCTGCAAATTATAATTCTAGGCTTCTTTCGTCACCATATCTCCAAGAAACTCACACCCTCCCGTGGAAGAAATCATGGAAACCGAGTTGTAAAAAGTTTAATTCCAGGGCTGCAACAAAATGCATCATTCAACCTTCAGAATCCGTGCCTCTCATGAATAAAAAATCTGTTGAATCTGTCGTTCAAGAAACTGAACGATTAACAGAACACAAGGTGTTGCGGAGATCTTCTGCGGCGAATTCAACACCTCTCACCCCTATAGGGTTCTTGGAAAGGGCTGCTGTTGTTTATGGAAACTGCTCTTCTGTTATTCACAACGAGAAAACTTATACATGGTCTGAAACTCACGCCAGATGTGTGAGATTGGCCTCTTCGATTGTGTCGCTAGGCGTCAAGAAAGGCGACGTTGTTTCTGTAGTGGCACCTAATATCCCTGCCATGTGTGAGCTTCATTTTGCGGTTCCTATGGCTGGCGCCATTCTTAATAATGTTAATCTTCGGCTGGATGCGAAAGCGATCTCCAATCTGCTACAGCACAGCGAGTCTAAACTTGTGTTTGTTGATTATCAAGCATCTTCGTCAGTTCAGGAAGCTGTTTCTTTGTTTCCTCCGAATCTGCAGACACCAATTTTAGTTCTGATCACAGAAGATAATGGAGATGATAATCAGATCAATGGGAACGATGATCATTACAAGATGATTTACGAGAAAATGGTCGAGAATGGTGATGCTGGTTTCAAATGGATTAGACCAGACAGCGAGTGGGAACCGATTACATTGAATTACACCTCAGGCACCACCTCTTCTCCTAAAGGAGTGCTGCACAGCCACCGAGGAGCATTCTTGATCGCAATGGATTCATTGCTTGATTGGTCTGTCCCAAAGCAGCCTGTGTACCTGTGGACACTTCCTATGTTCCACGCCAACGGGTGGTCCTACGCCTGGGGCATGGCCGCCGTTGGCGGAGTTAATGTGTGCCTCCGCCGTGTCGATGGACCCTCCATCTGTGAAGCATTACGCAAGCACAAAGTAACGCATATGTGTGGCGCACCAGTGGTGCTTAGCATGATTACAAATTACCTTGGCGGGAAACACCTTGATAGTTCAGTTCAAATCATGACCGCAGGTGCACCGCCTCCCGTGGCTGTTCTCGGCTTGGCGGAGAAATTAGGTTTCATCGTGAGTCATGGCTATGGGTTGACGGAGACCGGCGGGCCCGTGGTATCATGCACGTGGAAGAAAGAATGGAACAATCTGCCAGCCCTAGAAAGAGCCAAACTGAAAGCAAGACAAGGAGTGGCGACCACCGGATTCGCGGAGGCCGACGTTGTGGAGCCCGAAACTGGGGCGAGCGTGAAAAGGGACGGAACAACAAACGGAGAAATCGTGTTAAAAGGTGGATCCGTGATGCTTGGATATCTCAAAGATCCCGAAGGAACTTCGTATTGCATGAAAGATAATGGCTGGTTCTACACTGGAGATGTAGGCGTGATGCACCCGGATGGATACTTAGAAGTGAAAGACAGATCCAAGGATATCATCATATGCGGCGGCGAGATTCTAAGCAGTGTTGAGATGGAGTCTGTGCTTTACTCCCAACCGGCGGTTAAAGAAGCGGCTGTGGTGGCGCGGCCGGATACTTTCTGGGGCGAGACGCCGTGCGCGTTCGTGAGTTTGAAGGAGGACGTGAAAGACAAGCCAACGGAGAAAGAGATAAGAGAATTCTGCAAGGCGAGGATGCCGCTTTATATGGTACCAAGAACGGTGGTTTTCATGGCGGAGCTTCCGAAGACTGCGACTGGTAAACTCCAGAAATTTCTGCTCAGAGATATGGCGAAAGCTTTGCCCCCGAAGTCAATTGTGAGCGAATCCGATAAAATAAatgattga
- the LOC140967754 gene encoding N-acylphosphatidylethanolamine synthase isoform X2, which translates to MMDDPLMWGLKDFPITDPKLGRWVLAAEDICFKKSMLSYFFRLGKCIPLTRGGGIYQEHMNEALDYLRDGSWLHTFPEGKVCQEDAPIRRLKWGTASLIVRAPITPIVLPIVHNGFDKVMPEKYIFGRRPPFPLWNREIRIVIGEPMIFDIPKLKPRAVEMSRDLSFSSVGWPNTTPCGLDEAAQRCLYKIISERIQVAMEDLRNAASSAGKTFLNARN; encoded by the exons at GATGGATGACCCGTTGATGTGGGGGCTTAAGGATTTCCCAATCACGGACCCAAAGTTAGGTAGATGGGTACTAGCTGCAGAAGACATATGCTTCAAAAAGTCCATGCTGTCGTATTTCTTCCGACTTG GTAAATGTATTCCGCTAACAAGGGGAGGTGGAATCTATCAGGAGCATATGAATGAGGCTCTTGACTACTTGAGAGATGGATCTTGG TTGCATACATTTCCAGAAGGAAAAGTGTGTCAAGAAGATGCACCTATACGAAGATTGAAGTGGGGGACTGCCAGTCTCATTGTTCGAGCCCCCATAACTCCAATAGTTTTGCCTATAGTTCATAATGGTTTTGACAAG GTAATGCCCGAGAAGTATATCTTTGGAAGAAGACCTCCTTTTCCCTTGTGGAACAGGGAGATAAGGATAGTTATCGGTGAACCAATGATATTCGACATCCCTAAATTAAAGCCGAGAGCTGTAGAGATGTCAAGGGATTTATCGTTTTCTAGTGTTGGATGGCCCAACACCACTCCTTGTGGACTCGATGAAGCAGCACAAAGATGtctatataaaattatttcagaACGCATTCAGGTGGCCATGGAGGATTTGCGGAATGCTGCTTCTTCTGCTGGTAAAACATTTCTAAATGCACGCAACTGA
- the LOC140967754 gene encoding N-acylphosphatidylethanolamine synthase isoform X1, protein MRKMEWAARADHLGGVPRKLVFLAVGALSKAVVNLFNTTTVYNVETLLRLVRSRPSGVPLLTVSNHMSTMDDPLMWGLKDFPITDPKLGRWVLAAEDICFKKSMLSYFFRLGKCIPLTRGGGIYQEHMNEALDYLRDGSWLHTFPEGKVCQEDAPIRRLKWGTASLIVRAPITPIVLPIVHNGFDKVMPEKYIFGRRPPFPLWNREIRIVIGEPMIFDIPKLKPRAVEMSRDLSFSSVGWPNTTPCGLDEAAQRCLYKIISERIQVAMEDLRNAASSAGKTFLNARN, encoded by the exons ATGAGGAAGATGGAGTGGGCGGCGAGAGCGGACCACCTGGGTGGAGTACCTCGGAAGCTAGTGTTCTTGGCCGTGGGAGCACTCTCTAAGGCAGTAGTAAATCTGTTCAATACCACCACAGTTTACAACGTCGAAACCCTCCTCCGCCTCGTCCGATCCCGCCCTTCCGGCGTCCCGTTACTCACTGTCAGCAATCACATGTCAAC GATGGATGACCCGTTGATGTGGGGGCTTAAGGATTTCCCAATCACGGACCCAAAGTTAGGTAGATGGGTACTAGCTGCAGAAGACATATGCTTCAAAAAGTCCATGCTGTCGTATTTCTTCCGACTTG GTAAATGTATTCCGCTAACAAGGGGAGGTGGAATCTATCAGGAGCATATGAATGAGGCTCTTGACTACTTGAGAGATGGATCTTGG TTGCATACATTTCCAGAAGGAAAAGTGTGTCAAGAAGATGCACCTATACGAAGATTGAAGTGGGGGACTGCCAGTCTCATTGTTCGAGCCCCCATAACTCCAATAGTTTTGCCTATAGTTCATAATGGTTTTGACAAG GTAATGCCCGAGAAGTATATCTTTGGAAGAAGACCTCCTTTTCCCTTGTGGAACAGGGAGATAAGGATAGTTATCGGTGAACCAATGATATTCGACATCCCTAAATTAAAGCCGAGAGCTGTAGAGATGTCAAGGGATTTATCGTTTTCTAGTGTTGGATGGCCCAACACCACTCCTTGTGGACTCGATGAAGCAGCACAAAGATGtctatataaaattatttcagaACGCATTCAGGTGGCCATGGAGGATTTGCGGAATGCTGCTTCTTCTGCTGGTAAAACATTTCTAAATGCACGCAACTGA